One genomic segment of Gemmatimonadota bacterium includes these proteins:
- the sucC gene encoding ADP-forming succinate--CoA ligase subunit beta codes for MNLHEYQAKDILRGYGVNIPPGKIATTPAEAESIAKEYGTAVMVKAQVHAGGRGKAGGVKFCKTPADAKEKATAILGMKIKDLTVEKVLVTVAADIGSEAYVGIIVDRATKKPVFMVSAAGGIDIEQVAAETPEKILYLPVDPRYGLPTYDAMRMGFFLYEDVKLARGAAKIMQQLYAAFMASGCSLAEINPLVVTPQGELVAVDGKMVIDDNELDRLPAIAALRDESSEEPSEVDARNANLTFIKLDGNVGCVVNGAGLAMATMDLVKYYGGEPANFLDIGGSSNPEKVVNALRIITADPNVKAILFNIFGGITRTDDVANGIVTATKANPLKVPIVIRLTGTNEEIAMQILKDNGFTASSDMDTAVQEAVKLAKGGK; via the coding sequence GTGAACCTCCACGAATACCAAGCGAAGGACATCCTCCGCGGCTACGGCGTGAACATCCCGCCGGGCAAGATCGCCACCACGCCGGCCGAGGCCGAGTCGATCGCGAAGGAATACGGCACCGCCGTGATGGTGAAGGCGCAGGTGCATGCGGGCGGCCGCGGCAAGGCCGGCGGCGTGAAGTTCTGCAAGACGCCCGCGGACGCCAAGGAGAAGGCGACCGCCATCCTCGGCATGAAGATCAAGGACCTCACGGTCGAGAAGGTCCTCGTGACCGTCGCCGCCGACATCGGCAGCGAGGCGTACGTGGGGATCATCGTCGATCGCGCGACCAAGAAGCCGGTGTTCATGGTGTCCGCCGCGGGCGGCATCGACATCGAGCAGGTCGCGGCGGAGACGCCGGAGAAGATCCTCTACCTGCCGGTCGATCCGCGCTACGGGCTGCCGACGTACGACGCGATGCGCATGGGCTTCTTCCTCTACGAGGACGTGAAGCTGGCGCGCGGCGCGGCGAAGATCATGCAGCAGCTCTACGCCGCCTTCATGGCGAGCGGGTGCTCGCTGGCGGAGATCAACCCGCTGGTGGTGACGCCGCAGGGCGAGCTGGTGGCGGTGGACGGGAAGATGGTGATCGACGACAACGAGCTCGACCGCCTGCCCGCGATCGCGGCGCTGCGCGACGAGTCGAGCGAGGAGCCGTCCGAGGTGGACGCGCGCAACGCGAACCTCACGTTCATCAAGCTCGACGGCAACGTGGGCTGCGTGGTGAACGGCGCGGGCCTGGCGATGGCGACGATGGACCTGGTGAAGTACTACGGCGGCGAGCCGGCGAACTTCCTGGACATCGGCGGGTCGTCGAACCCGGAGAAGGTCGTGAACGCGCTGCGGATCATCACCGCGGACCCGAACGTGAAGGCGATCCTGTTCAACATCTTCGGCGGCATCACGCGCACCGATGACGTGGCCAACGGCATCGTGACGGCGACCAAGGCGAACCCGCTGAAGGTGCCGATCGTCATCCGCCTCACCGGCACCAACGAAGAGATCGCGATGCAGATCCTCAAGGACAACGGCTTCACCGCCTCGAGCGACATGGACACCGCGGTGCAGGAAGCGGTGAAGCTCGCCAAGGGAGGGAAGTGA
- a CDS encoding nucleotidyltransferase family protein has translation MTVREQVRLLRREILDAAEANGARRIRLFGSAARGQETGESDVDLLVTLEPGRTLMDLARLEARLERLLNRIVDVVPESGLREPFRSSVLRDAIDV, from the coding sequence ATGACCGTCCGCGAGCAAGTCCGCCTGCTCCGCCGCGAGATCCTGGATGCCGCTGAGGCCAATGGCGCGCGTCGGATCCGGCTCTTCGGTTCTGCCGCGCGCGGCCAGGAGACCGGGGAGAGCGACGTCGACCTCCTCGTGACCCTCGAACCGGGGCGGACGCTGATGGACCTCGCTCGGCTCGAGGCCCGGCTCGAGCGGCTCCTGAACCGCATCGTGGACGTGGTCCCGGAGTCGGGGCTGCGGGAGCCGTTCCGGTCCTCGGTGCTCCGGGACGCCATCGATGTCTGA
- a CDS encoding phosphomannomutase/phosphoglucomutase: protein MQPGIFRQYDIRGIYGKDLTVEAAEAIGRGYAIILAEHGLKGAVAVGRDNRPSGAALRDALVKGLTSTGLDVIDIGIVPTPLLYWALHNLPVVAGIQITGSHNPPQYNGFKCCVGTGSLHGEGILHLRDIIAKGIFPTGAGTVAHEAVIDRYVADVVQRIGPLPKEMKVVIDCGNGAGAVVAPQLFKALGPNATMLFAESDGTFPNHHPDPTVVENLQDLIKAVRETGSEVGIGFDGDADRIGIVDGDGTIIWGDYLLLLYARDVLKRTGAGQAIIFDVKCSQALPDGIEKAGGQAVMWKTGHSLIKDKMKEMHAPLAGEMSGHMFFGEGFYGHDDALYGAARLLRILADAKQTVKQYLADVPRFVSTPELRIDCPDDQKEGIVRDALAHFRAKYQVSDVDGVRILFDGGWGLIRSSNTQPILVMRFEADTAKRLAEIQGEVEAWMHAKGIDTTPGTGH from the coding sequence ATCCAGCCCGGCATCTTCCGCCAGTACGACATCCGCGGCATCTATGGCAAGGACCTCACCGTGGAGGCCGCCGAGGCGATCGGCCGCGGGTATGCGATCATCCTGGCCGAGCATGGGCTGAAGGGGGCGGTGGCGGTGGGGCGCGACAACCGGCCGAGCGGTGCGGCGTTGCGCGACGCGCTGGTGAAGGGGCTCACGTCCACCGGCCTCGACGTGATCGACATCGGGATCGTGCCGACGCCGCTGCTCTACTGGGCGCTGCACAACCTGCCGGTGGTGGCGGGGATCCAGATCACGGGGTCGCACAATCCGCCGCAGTACAACGGCTTCAAGTGCTGCGTGGGGACGGGCTCGCTGCATGGCGAGGGGATCCTCCACCTGCGCGACATCATCGCGAAGGGGATCTTCCCGACGGGCGCAGGCACCGTGGCGCACGAGGCGGTGATCGACCGCTACGTGGCGGACGTGGTGCAGCGCATCGGTCCGCTCCCGAAGGAGATGAAGGTCGTGATCGACTGCGGCAACGGCGCGGGCGCGGTGGTCGCGCCGCAGCTCTTCAAGGCGCTCGGCCCCAACGCGACGATGCTGTTCGCCGAGAGCGACGGGACGTTCCCGAACCATCATCCGGACCCGACGGTCGTGGAGAATCTCCAGGACCTGATCAAGGCCGTGCGTGAGACCGGAAGCGAAGTGGGCATCGGCTTCGACGGCGACGCCGACCGCATCGGGATCGTGGATGGCGACGGGACGATCATCTGGGGTGATTATCTGCTGCTGCTCTACGCCCGCGACGTGCTGAAGCGGACGGGGGCGGGGCAGGCGATCATCTTCGACGTGAAGTGCTCGCAGGCGCTGCCGGACGGGATCGAGAAGGCGGGCGGCCAAGCGGTGATGTGGAAGACGGGGCACTCGCTCATCAAGGACAAGATGAAGGAGATGCACGCGCCGCTCGCCGGCGAGATGTCGGGGCACATGTTCTTCGGCGAAGGGTTCTACGGGCATGACGACGCGCTCTACGGCGCGGCGCGCCTGCTGCGCATCCTCGCCGACGCCAAGCAGACGGTGAAGCAGTACCTCGCCGACGTGCCGCGGTTCGTGTCGACGCCCGAGCTGCGCATCGACTGCCCGGACGACCAGAAGGAAGGGATCGTGCGCGACGCGCTCGCGCACTTCCGCGCGAAGTACCAGGTGTCGGACGTGGACGGCGTGCGGATCCTGTTCGACGGCGGGTGGGGCTTGATCCGGAGCAGCAACACGCAGCCGATCCTCGTGATGCGGTTCGAGGCCGACACGGCGAAGCGGCTCGCGGAGATCCAGGGCGAGGTGGAGGCGTGGATGCACGCCAAGGGCATCGACACCACGCCGGGCACCGGGCACTGA
- a CDS encoding DUF86 domain-containing protein — MVEAADAIAEYVTRGRRVYDADPAVRDAILFRIVVIGEAAKAVVQRDPSLAKELSEVEWSALAKMRDRITHQYWAVDPQIVWDTALDEIPEIRAILATALDRLS; from the coding sequence ATGGTCGAGGCCGCGGACGCGATCGCCGAATATGTGACACGGGGTCGGCGAGTGTACGATGCCGACCCCGCCGTCCGCGACGCGATCCTGTTCCGCATCGTGGTGATCGGCGAGGCCGCCAAGGCTGTCGTGCAGCGAGATCCCAGTCTCGCGAAGGAACTCTCGGAGGTCGAGTGGTCCGCCTTGGCGAAGATGCGCGACCGGATCACGCATCAGTACTGGGCCGTCGACCCCCAGATCGTCTGGGACACCGCATTGGATGAGATTCCGGAGATTCGGGCGATCCTCGCGACGGCGCTCGACCGGTTGAGCTGA
- a CDS encoding UPF0182 family protein, translating to MTGRRGLLWLVAGLALTLLFGRWVAGLYGDWAFHHALGADALWRERVALTALMRVGTFALVFGFAFANLFAVRQSIVALVLPRVVGGVEFGEAIPTRRLTLLALAVSVLLAVLFALTEQDWTLLGQAIHGVPFVEFDPYLDRDLGFYVHWLPFERYLAQLVAVLVAVTAAVVVASYVVTPSVRWDAQGLYVSTWVRRHLGILGAVGIACIAWEWRLDKFALLMAGTGDSMFAMEVPTFSPFDHRVMMPYLTVLSFVAVPLAVVFALAVWRGHLRIAVGLLTALFVFGPLARVLLPTMLWTLSEERRSAAALRPYARTRMLFTRRAYGVDQVAWPDTMPLAPLSEAEAARWVSTWDPAALTRSLERERRGEDVVALSWTMGESGLEAQLLRRAPSDALPGTRWPSDRLRADAADVSGYPVPGEAGVAGIDGVLVHPGAPRYALVADTLGRLAAPSYEHPIERLLLAWDQQNPRLLTAEAPQPRPRLLTERDAMARVARLTPFLGQGERVTPLVRGDSLFWVVELFATAEEYPLSERLLVDGGAVHYAQHAATAVVQAQTGAVLLLPVERPDPVMRTWMSRFPTLFTPRERAPRWMANALPPAVDWALVQGALIGRTGVNGDTLPVSQLARIDDADPDLATGPPTFFVLDSLGTPGWGVPVANAQRLVGVPDSDRLVGLLVARGGLWPRTTMLEPGVGLNWKELLEDLQEAADGAGVGRGLKDARRGRVQAIPTAKGALFVQSFYEWPQDGPPRLAGVVTIRGSQVRVGRTLAEALGQANAGAGAVRSPEAFRAQAGKLYDAMGAALRAGDWKAYGEAWAGLGRLLGRPPR from the coding sequence ATGACGGGGCGGCGCGGGCTCCTCTGGCTCGTCGCGGGGCTCGCGCTCACCCTTCTCTTCGGGCGCTGGGTCGCCGGGCTGTACGGCGACTGGGCGTTCCATCATGCGCTGGGCGCGGACGCGCTCTGGCGCGAGCGCGTGGCCCTCACGGCGCTCATGCGCGTGGGGACCTTCGCGCTGGTGTTCGGGTTCGCGTTCGCGAACCTCTTCGCGGTGCGGCAGAGCATCGTCGCGCTCGTGCTGCCGCGCGTGGTGGGGGGCGTGGAGTTCGGCGAGGCGATCCCCACGCGACGGCTGACGCTCCTCGCGCTCGCCGTTTCGGTGTTGCTGGCGGTGCTGTTCGCGCTCACCGAGCAGGACTGGACGCTGCTGGGGCAGGCGATCCACGGCGTGCCGTTCGTCGAGTTCGATCCGTACCTCGACCGCGACCTCGGCTTCTACGTGCACTGGCTGCCGTTCGAGCGCTACCTCGCGCAGCTCGTGGCCGTGCTCGTGGCCGTCACGGCGGCGGTGGTGGTGGCGAGTTATGTGGTGACGCCGAGCGTGCGGTGGGACGCGCAGGGGCTGTACGTCTCGACGTGGGTGCGCCGGCATCTCGGGATCCTCGGCGCGGTGGGGATCGCGTGCATCGCGTGGGAGTGGCGGCTCGACAAGTTCGCGCTGCTGATGGCGGGGACCGGGGACAGCATGTTCGCGATGGAGGTGCCGACGTTCAGCCCCTTCGACCATCGCGTGATGATGCCGTACCTGACGGTGCTGAGCTTCGTGGCGGTGCCGCTGGCGGTGGTGTTCGCGCTGGCGGTGTGGCGCGGGCACCTGCGCATCGCGGTGGGGCTGCTCACGGCGCTGTTCGTGTTCGGGCCGTTGGCGCGGGTGCTGCTGCCGACGATGCTGTGGACGCTGTCGGAGGAGCGGCGGTCGGCGGCGGCGCTGCGGCCGTACGCGCGGACGCGGATGCTGTTCACGCGGCGGGCGTACGGCGTGGACCAGGTCGCGTGGCCGGACACGATGCCGCTCGCGCCATTGAGCGAGGCGGAGGCGGCGCGGTGGGTGAGCACGTGGGATCCGGCGGCGCTCACGCGCTCATTGGAACGGGAACGCCGCGGCGAGGACGTGGTCGCGCTCTCGTGGACGATGGGCGAGAGCGGGCTCGAGGCGCAGCTGCTGCGGCGCGCGCCGAGTGATGCGCTGCCGGGGACGCGGTGGCCGTCGGACCGCCTTCGCGCCGACGCGGCCGATGTGTCCGGGTATCCCGTCCCGGGCGAGGCGGGCGTGGCGGGGATCGACGGCGTGCTCGTGCATCCCGGGGCGCCGCGCTACGCGCTGGTGGCGGATACGCTGGGCCGCCTCGCGGCGCCGTCGTACGAGCATCCGATCGAACGGCTGCTGCTCGCGTGGGACCAGCAGAACCCGCGCCTGCTGACGGCCGAGGCGCCGCAGCCACGGCCGCGGCTGCTGACCGAGCGCGATGCGATGGCGCGCGTGGCGCGGCTGACGCCGTTCCTCGGGCAGGGGGAGCGCGTGACGCCGCTCGTGCGCGGCGACTCGCTGTTCTGGGTGGTGGAGCTGTTCGCGACGGCGGAGGAGTATCCGCTGAGCGAGCGGCTGCTGGTGGACGGCGGGGCGGTGCACTACGCGCAGCATGCGGCGACGGCGGTGGTGCAGGCGCAGACCGGGGCGGTGCTGCTGCTGCCGGTGGAGCGCCCGGACCCGGTGATGCGGACCTGGATGTCGCGCTTCCCCACGTTGTTCACGCCGCGCGAGCGGGCGCCGCGGTGGATGGCGAACGCGCTGCCGCCGGCGGTGGACTGGGCGCTGGTGCAGGGGGCGCTGATCGGGCGGACGGGAGTGAACGGGGACACGCTGCCGGTGAGCCAGCTGGCGCGGATCGATGACGCTGACCCGGACCTCGCGACGGGACCGCCGACCTTCTTCGTGCTCGACTCGCTCGGCACGCCGGGCTGGGGTGTGCCGGTGGCGAATGCGCAGCGGCTGGTGGGGGTGCCGGACTCGGACCGGCTGGTGGGGCTGCTGGTGGCGCGCGGCGGGCTCTGGCCGCGGACGACGATGCTCGAGCCGGGGGTGGGGCTCAACTGGAAGGAGTTGCTGGAGGACCTGCAGGAGGCGGCGGACGGGGCCGGGGTGGGGCGCGGGCTCAAGGACGCGCGCCGGGGGAGGGTGCAGGCGATCCCGACGGCCAAGGGGGCGCTGTTCGTGCAGAGCTTCTACGAGTGGCCACAGGACGGGCCGCCGAGGCTGGCGGGGGTCGTGACGATCCGGGGGTCGCAGGTGCGGGTGGGGCGGACGCTCGCGGAGGCGCTGGGGCAGGCGAATGCGGGGGCGGGGGCGGTGCGGTCGCCGGAGGCGTTTCGGGCGCAGGCGGGGAAGCTGTACGATGCGATGGGGGCGGCGCTGCGGGCTGGGGACTGGAAGGCGTATGGGGAGGCTTGGGCGGGGCTGGGGCGGTTGCTGGGGCGGCCGCCTAGATAG